One Sphingobacteruim zhuxiongii DNA window includes the following coding sequences:
- a CDS encoding lysylphosphatidylglycerol synthase transmembrane domain-containing protein, with protein sequence MQDTKIWNIVKNLLKVVITLGALYWVANKISFSELSQALRTSNPLYLILAFLAYCCSILVASSRLNSFFKAIGLALTERYNFRLYQLGLLYNFFLPGGIGGDGYKIFFLKKTFNVSRRQVLGAVFFDRLSGLWALCIVSGALVIFMPRLAIPNYITIAVLAIGTISYLYVLRTFFRQFLNNFIVTHFKALAVQGFQTITAILILYAMNFDGKFSPFLLIFMVSSLVAIVPSIGGAIGLRETVMFSLATYLKLDPHIAVTISLIFYIISLLVASSGIYYIFRPQRLGADKLPSAKEVEEEIDKEEE encoded by the coding sequence ATGCAAGATACCAAGATCTGGAATATCGTTAAGAACCTACTAAAAGTAGTAATCACCTTAGGCGCACTCTACTGGGTAGCTAACAAGATATCGTTTTCAGAATTGAGTCAGGCTTTACGCACCAGCAATCCACTCTATTTGATCCTAGCATTCTTAGCTTATTGCTGTTCTATATTAGTGGCGTCTTCTCGGCTAAATTCTTTTTTTAAGGCTATTGGTCTAGCGCTAACTGAACGCTACAATTTTAGACTTTATCAGCTCGGACTCCTCTATAATTTCTTTTTACCAGGAGGTATTGGCGGTGATGGCTATAAAATATTCTTTCTAAAGAAAACTTTCAATGTGTCCCGACGACAAGTATTGGGAGCTGTTTTTTTTGATCGTTTAAGCGGATTGTGGGCTCTGTGTATCGTTTCAGGGGCACTGGTAATCTTTATGCCTCGATTAGCGATTCCTAATTATATTACCATTGCAGTGCTTGCAATTGGAACGATAAGTTATTTATACGTCCTAAGAACCTTCTTTAGACAATTCTTAAACAACTTTATTGTCACCCATTTTAAAGCATTAGCGGTTCAGGGATTTCAAACCATAACTGCAATTTTGATTTTGTACGCAATGAACTTTGACGGCAAATTCTCCCCTTTTCTATTAATCTTTATGGTTTCCTCGCTCGTAGCAATCGTCCCTTCAATTGGTGGCGCTATCGGACTTCGAGAAACTGTCATGTTTAGTTTAGCAACCTACCTTAAATTAGATCCACATATTGCCGTTACGATTAGCTTGATTTTCTATATTATCTCGCTATTGGTAGCATCCAGTGGAATATATTATATTTTCAGACCTCAGCGTTTAGGAGCCGATAAACTTCCTTCGGCAAAAGAGGTAGAAGAAGAAATCGATAAAGAAGAAGAATAA
- a CDS encoding SDR family NAD(P)-dependent oxidoreductase gives MANIIVTGASSGIGFEAVLDLTANKANKVIALARSADKLRKLHEIATSLNHDGGTLYPAQFDIVYDNYQDSLVPFIQSKFETVDILINNAGALINKPFLETSNEDFASMLQSNLIGHINMIKHIVPLMREGSHIVNISSMGGFQGSAKFPGLSAYSSSKAALASLTECLAEEFKEKGIKVNCLALGSSQTEMFEAAFPGVEAGTLAFEMGRYIAEFAQNGHKFYNGKILPVANTTP, from the coding sequence ATGGCAAATATTATCGTTACAGGAGCCAGCAGTGGCATAGGATTCGAAGCTGTATTAGATTTAACCGCAAACAAAGCCAATAAAGTAATTGCTTTAGCACGCTCTGCGGACAAACTCCGTAAGTTGCATGAAATCGCAACTTCGCTAAACCACGATGGAGGAACGCTATACCCCGCGCAATTTGACATCGTATATGATAACTATCAGGACTCTCTAGTCCCGTTTATTCAGTCGAAATTTGAAACGGTTGATATTTTAATAAATAATGCCGGCGCTTTAATTAATAAGCCTTTTCTTGAAACGTCAAATGAAGATTTTGCGTCCATGTTGCAATCGAACTTGATTGGTCATATCAATATGATTAAACATATAGTTCCATTGATGAGAGAAGGCAGCCATATTGTAAACATAAGCAGTATGGGCGGATTTCAAGGATCTGCGAAATTCCCTGGTCTCTCAGCTTATTCGTCCAGCAAAGCAGCCCTAGCGTCACTTACCGAGTGCTTAGCGGAAGAATTTAAAGAAAAAGGAATCAAAGTAAATTGTTTGGCTTTAGGCTCTTCGCAAACTGAAATGTTTGAAGCCGCATTTCCAGGTGTCGAAGCAGGGACATTAGCATTTGAAATGGGGCGATACATAGCAGAGTTTGCACAAAATGGACACAAATTTTATAATGGTAAAATACTTCCGGTGGCAAATACCACGCCCTAG
- the gmd gene encoding GDP-mannose 4,6-dehydratase, translated as MKVALITGITGQDGAYLAEFLLKKGYMVHGLKRRSSLFNTDRIDHLYQDPHELGRNFVLHYGDLTDSTNLIRVIQETRPDEIYNLAAQSHVKVSFDTPEYTANADGIGMLRILEAVRLLGLIGHTKVYQASTSELYGLVQEVPQSETTPFYPRSPYAVAKMYAYWITVNYREAYQMFACNGILFNHESPVRGETFVTRKITRAAAKIALGLQDKLYLGNLSAQRDWGHARDYVEAMWLILQQEKPEDFVIATGVTTTVREFVRMAFSELGIEIEFSGKGEAEKGVIIDRDEERLAELGLTAEAIKLGQTVVKVDPQYYRPTEVDLLIGDPSKAQTKLGWKPKYSLDMLVNEMVLSDLKLMKREEYLKKGGFETLNYFE; from the coding sequence ATGAAAGTCGCGCTAATTACGGGGATAACGGGGCAAGATGGCGCTTATTTAGCTGAATTTCTATTAAAAAAAGGCTATATGGTGCACGGGTTGAAAAGAAGAAGTTCGCTTTTCAATACGGATCGAATAGATCATTTATATCAAGACCCTCATGAGTTAGGACGTAATTTTGTACTTCATTATGGAGATTTGACAGATTCTACGAATCTTATCCGGGTTATTCAAGAAACTAGACCGGATGAAATTTATAATTTGGCTGCTCAATCACATGTAAAGGTTAGCTTTGATACACCTGAATATACAGCAAATGCCGACGGTATTGGTATGCTACGGATCTTAGAAGCGGTTCGGTTGTTAGGCCTAATTGGGCATACAAAAGTATATCAGGCATCAACATCAGAATTATACGGCTTGGTACAAGAGGTTCCTCAAAGTGAGACAACTCCGTTTTATCCGAGAAGTCCTTATGCAGTTGCAAAAATGTATGCGTATTGGATTACCGTAAATTATCGCGAGGCCTATCAGATGTTTGCTTGTAATGGTATCTTATTCAATCATGAGAGTCCTGTTCGAGGAGAAACGTTTGTTACACGTAAGATTACACGAGCTGCTGCAAAAATAGCGTTGGGATTGCAAGACAAGTTGTACTTAGGGAATTTGTCAGCACAACGGGATTGGGGGCATGCTCGAGATTATGTGGAAGCGATGTGGTTGATTCTTCAACAAGAGAAGCCTGAGGATTTCGTTATTGCAACCGGTGTCACGACCACGGTAAGGGAATTTGTTCGCATGGCTTTTTCAGAATTGGGAATTGAGATTGAATTTAGTGGAAAAGGTGAGGCGGAGAAAGGTGTAATCATTGATAGAGATGAGGAACGACTTGCAGAGCTTGGGTTAACAGCTGAGGCTATTAAATTAGGGCAAACTGTAGTCAAAGTTGATCCGCAGTATTATCGACCAACAGAGGTTGACTTGTTAATTGGAGATCCAAGTAAAGCGCAAACGAAGCTAGGCTGGAAACCAAAGTATTCGCTCGATATGTTAGTGAACGAAATGGTTTTGTCTGACCTGAAATTGATGAAGCGCGAAGAATATCTTAAGAAGGGCGGGTTTGAAACTCTTAATTATTTTGAATAA
- a CDS encoding SusC/RagA family TonB-linked outer membrane protein: MKRNLLFFIMLCWLPIVAFGQSRKVSGTITDAVTNQPIAGATIKAVGTNFVSQTDVNGRYEIGLNESTKFLFFTYIGYTSQQIAVSGGTLDAQLSPSAADLEEVVVVGYGTQIKKDMTGSVASVKMSDLEDVPLQTVEAGLQGRAPGVFVNTSSGKLGQALQIRVRGISSISAGTQPLYVIDGVPMMTKAMGTYDEPDNPLAAISPDDIESMEVLKDGSASAIYGSRASNGVVLITTKKGKAGRTKIDLSYFAGFSDPTNKGDFLNADQYRELLSAALNNAGYIGPDPDEQYPDISSFWADWTGTDDWDKNYNTNWVNEGMRRGNLQQGSLSISGGDSKTRFTASGSFSDTKGIIIGNRFKRTSGRIGVDHSAFDFLDIGGTLNINKVDNYRVSSDNAFSNPLQLNALPPIQPVRDENGDLNNYTVYYNNLIDLENGNNTSSTYRTFGTAYANARITEDLTFRSEYGMDFQNLEEDLYLGMRTQDGGDSGGYGFSYQARSINFNTNNTLSYAKTFNDIHNLTLLGGMSYQEQQFRYTMAEGKNFPSDLFRKITSAAVKSDASSSATSRAIVSYFARANYKLLDRYLFEASIRTDGSSRFGKEFKYGTFPAASIGWVISQENFLQESNTVNFLKLRASYGLTGNEDIDDFASRTLYSGANYAGTPGTVAYRLGDPRLTWEQTAQSNIGLDFGILADRISGTVEAYHKKTTDLLLDMPIVSTSGFTTIYRNVGSLENKGLELTLNSKNFVGEFKWSTSFNISWNRNKILKLVNGQPIYPGGRYLGRLEEGKPYGFFYGKAYAGVDPDNGDALYYKDATRSTTTNVYSEAADQEIGNPNPNFYGGFGNRFSYKNFDLDIQTQFVSGNDIYNAAGGFQSANGDYFDNQTTDQMNYWKNPGDVTMVPQPRFDSANGTRPSSRYVQDGSYFRIKNVVLGYNLPNETVNKLKMQRARVYVSATNLLTLTDYNGYDPEINTTFAGAVQLGTDFYTAPQPRTITFGINVGF, from the coding sequence ATGAAAAGAAATCTACTATTTTTCATAATGCTTTGTTGGCTACCTATCGTAGCATTCGGACAAAGCAGAAAAGTTAGCGGCACAATCACTGATGCCGTTACAAATCAACCAATCGCCGGTGCGACGATTAAAGCGGTTGGTACAAATTTCGTCTCCCAAACTGACGTCAACGGACGCTATGAAATTGGGCTTAACGAATCCACAAAATTCCTATTTTTCACCTACATCGGTTACACTTCTCAACAGATTGCAGTTTCTGGTGGCACTTTAGATGCTCAACTTAGCCCTTCAGCTGCCGATTTAGAAGAAGTAGTGGTTGTTGGTTATGGTACACAAATTAAGAAAGACATGACTGGATCCGTGGCGAGCGTAAAGATGTCTGATTTAGAAGATGTCCCATTGCAGACTGTAGAAGCCGGATTACAAGGTCGTGCACCGGGTGTTTTCGTGAACACAAGTTCAGGAAAACTAGGACAGGCGTTACAAATCCGTGTACGTGGTATCTCTTCAATTTCTGCGGGTACACAGCCTTTGTATGTAATTGACGGAGTACCAATGATGACAAAAGCGATGGGTACGTACGATGAACCAGATAATCCGCTAGCTGCAATTAGTCCCGATGACATCGAATCTATGGAAGTATTGAAGGACGGTTCAGCTTCTGCTATCTACGGCTCAAGAGCCTCAAACGGCGTTGTCTTGATCACAACGAAAAAGGGTAAAGCAGGTAGAACAAAAATCGATCTCAGCTATTTTGCAGGATTTAGTGACCCAACGAATAAAGGTGACTTCTTGAATGCTGATCAATATCGCGAACTTCTATCTGCAGCATTAAATAATGCCGGATATATAGGTCCTGATCCTGACGAGCAATATCCAGATATTAGTTCCTTCTGGGCAGATTGGACAGGAACAGATGACTGGGATAAAAACTACAATACCAATTGGGTAAACGAAGGTATGCGTCGTGGAAATCTTCAACAAGGAAGTTTGAGTATCTCTGGTGGTGATAGTAAAACTAGATTTACAGCATCTGGAAGCTTTTCTGATACCAAAGGTATTATCATCGGAAACCGTTTCAAGAGAACCTCAGGAAGAATTGGTGTTGATCACTCTGCATTCGATTTCTTAGATATCGGCGGAACTTTGAACATCAACAAAGTCGACAATTACCGTGTAAGTAGCGATAATGCCTTTTCAAACCCACTTCAGTTAAACGCATTGCCTCCGATTCAACCCGTACGCGATGAAAATGGTGACCTAAATAATTACACTGTTTATTACAATAACTTAATTGATTTAGAAAACGGAAACAATACTTCGAGTACCTATCGTACTTTCGGTACCGCGTATGCCAACGCTAGAATCACAGAAGATTTAACCTTCCGCTCTGAATATGGTATGGATTTCCAAAACCTGGAAGAAGATTTATACCTGGGTATGAGAACACAAGACGGTGGAGATTCTGGAGGTTATGGATTTAGTTACCAAGCAAGGTCAATTAACTTCAACACCAACAACACGTTATCTTATGCTAAAACCTTCAACGACATCCACAATCTAACCTTATTAGGTGGTATGTCATACCAAGAACAACAGTTTAGATATACGATGGCAGAAGGTAAAAACTTCCCTTCTGACTTGTTTAGAAAAATTACTTCTGCAGCCGTAAAATCAGACGCGAGTTCATCAGCAACTTCTAGAGCAATCGTATCTTATTTTGCACGTGCGAACTATAAATTATTAGATCGTTACTTATTTGAAGCGTCGATTCGTACGGATGGTTCTTCTCGATTTGGAAAAGAATTCAAATACGGTACATTTCCTGCGGCGTCCATCGGATGGGTAATTTCTCAAGAAAACTTCTTGCAGGAAAGCAATACCGTAAACTTCCTAAAACTGAGAGCGAGTTATGGCTTAACCGGAAACGAGGACATTGACGATTTTGCTTCTAGAACACTTTATAGCGGTGCAAATTATGCTGGAACACCAGGTACTGTAGCGTACCGTTTAGGAGACCCTAGATTAACTTGGGAACAAACAGCGCAAAGCAACATTGGTTTAGATTTTGGAATCTTAGCCGACCGCATTTCGGGAACAGTTGAAGCTTACCACAAAAAGACAACAGATTTATTGTTAGACATGCCGATTGTATCGACCAGCGGTTTCACAACCATTTATAGAAACGTGGGTAGTCTAGAAAATAAAGGATTAGAGTTAACATTAAATTCTAAAAATTTCGTAGGCGAATTTAAATGGTCTACAAGTTTTAACATTTCTTGGAATAGAAATAAAATTCTAAAATTAGTTAATGGACAGCCAATCTATCCAGGTGGTCGCTACTTAGGCCGTTTAGAAGAAGGAAAGCCATATGGTTTCTTCTATGGAAAAGCCTATGCAGGTGTTGATCCGGATAATGGTGATGCCCTATATTACAAAGACGCTACACGTAGTACAACAACAAACGTTTATTCAGAAGCTGCAGATCAAGAAATTGGAAATCCAAATCCGAACTTTTACGGTGGTTTTGGAAACAGATTCTCTTATAAAAACTTCGATTTAGACATCCAAACACAATTCGTTAGTGGTAATGACATCTACAATGCTGCAGGTGGTTTCCAATCGGCAAACGGTGATTACTTTGATAACCAAACAACAGATCAAATGAACTATTGGAAGAATCCTGGTGACGTAACAATGGTACCTCAACCGCGTTTCGATTCAGCAAATGGTACTAGACCTTCATCACGTTATGTACAAGATGGTTCATATTTCCGTATTAAGAATGTCGTATTGGGTTACAACTTACCAAATGAAACGGTGAATAAATTGAAAATGCAAAGAGCAAGAGTTTATGTGTCGGCAACTAACTTGTTAACATTAACAGACTACAATGGTTACGATCCGGAAATCAATACCACCTTTGCAGGTGCTGTTCAATTAGGTACAGACTTCTATACTGCACCGCAGCCACGCACAATCACTTTTGGAATTAATGTCGGTTTCTAA
- a CDS encoding RagB/SusD family nutrient uptake outer membrane protein codes for MKILKNLSYSVLAFSLLASSCGKKIDIEPQDDISSENALSSAADVNNVLVGAYTVLAHPALYGTNLVMIPDLYASPSYLNWTGTFSTYRDISNQNLISTNEDATRTWTRAYQAINAANTVLESLDVVTDPDMKNEIQGKALFIRGIMHFELVRLYGLPYEAGAANSSLGVPIALKAVKAFEDITSDVPRNTVAEVYTQAEKDLTDAVSLLSDSPDLYAAKGMLARLYLQKSDYTKARIQANDIIESGEYSLTANLEDPFRVKNSSEGVFEIQQNEQSNAGSSNDGLATFYSSYLNNTGGKVGRGDLSILNSYVNGYAATDKRRTQMIYEGTGAKTGWFTRKWYNYFDNIPVVRLTELYLTRAECNARLGGSVGASPASDINELRQRAGLAALGTVTVNDILAERDKELAFEGYRIHDLKRTKRSIGALPYNAPKLVFPIPYREVSVNSKLVQNPGYN; via the coding sequence ATGAAAATCTTAAAAAATCTATCATATTCTGTTTTAGCCTTCTCCTTATTGGCTAGTTCTTGTGGAAAGAAAATAGATATAGAACCCCAGGATGATATCTCATCTGAAAATGCACTATCTAGTGCCGCTGATGTTAACAACGTACTCGTTGGTGCCTACACCGTGTTAGCACATCCAGCATTATATGGCACCAACTTGGTCATGATTCCTGATTTGTATGCTAGTCCAAGCTATTTAAACTGGACAGGTACATTCAGCACCTACCGAGATATTTCTAATCAAAATTTAATATCCACGAATGAGGATGCGACTCGTACATGGACACGTGCCTACCAAGCGATCAATGCGGCCAATACGGTATTAGAATCCCTAGATGTCGTTACTGATCCGGATATGAAAAACGAAATTCAAGGAAAGGCTTTGTTCATTAGAGGAATTATGCATTTCGAATTAGTTAGATTATATGGCCTTCCATATGAAGCTGGAGCTGCAAATTCAAGTTTAGGCGTTCCAATTGCTTTGAAAGCTGTAAAGGCATTTGAAGATATCACATCCGATGTACCACGTAATACGGTGGCGGAAGTTTATACGCAAGCAGAAAAGGATCTTACGGACGCGGTTTCTCTTTTGAGTGACAGTCCAGATCTATATGCAGCGAAAGGAATGCTCGCTAGATTATATCTACAAAAGAGCGATTACACCAAAGCTCGTATTCAAGCAAACGATATTATCGAAAGCGGTGAATACAGTTTGACTGCCAACTTAGAGGATCCATTCCGTGTAAAAAATTCATCTGAAGGCGTTTTTGAAATTCAACAGAATGAGCAAAGTAACGCGGGTTCTTCGAATGATGGTCTTGCAACTTTTTATTCGAGCTATTTAAACAACACAGGTGGAAAAGTAGGTCGTGGCGACTTGAGTATCTTGAATTCTTACGTGAATGGCTACGCAGCGACAGACAAACGTAGAACCCAGATGATCTATGAAGGAACAGGTGCCAAAACCGGATGGTTTACACGAAAATGGTATAATTACTTCGACAATATCCCTGTAGTACGATTAACAGAGCTTTATTTAACACGTGCGGAGTGTAACGCTAGATTAGGTGGTTCTGTTGGTGCCAGCCCTGCGAGCGATATTAACGAATTACGCCAACGTGCTGGACTAGCTGCGTTGGGAACCGTAACGGTTAACGATATACTTGCTGAAAGAGATAAAGAGTTAGCTTTTGAAGGTTATAGAATACACGACTTGAAACGTACAAAAAGAAGTATCGGTGCATTACCGTATAATGCTCCAAAACTTGTTTTCCCGATTCCATATCGTGAAGTATCTGTCAATTCAAAACTGGTTCAAAATCCAGGATATAATTAA